The Rhizobium favelukesii DNA segment TCTTGTGTCGTAGGAGAATTCCAATGTTGCAGGAAAGAGGTCGAGCACAATCCGAACGGCTCCGCCATTTCCGGCGTGCGGCAACAACCCAATGCGCAATGCCCCGAGACTCGGGAGCGGCAAGCAATCCCATCTGCTTATCATCGTCCCTTTACGGCTGAACGTCAATTTTAGGGCGATCATAGGATGGTTCAGAAACAGTCAGCCACGGTTCTCGCACAGCTTTGCCGTATGGCACGACGATGACATCATAATTTTGGGCTTCTTATTGATTTGACAATAAAATGTGCTGACCTATTTTTCAAAAACGAGCTATATCTCGAACTGTAGAGAATGTCTCCAATTCGCCGGGTTGCCGCGTCGGCAAAGCCGGTTTCAGGGGAGGTATCTGCCATGAACATGGAACTGTCGCGGCGCCAGTTTCTCGCGGTGGCCGGCGCAGGTGTTGCAAGTACGGCGCTCGGAGCTTTTGGCTTTGCAGACGTCGAAGCAGCCCATGCCGAAGCGATCCGCGCTTTCAAGCTCGTAAATACCACCGAAACCCGGAACACCTGTCCATACTGCTCTGTCGCATGCGGCATCATCATGTATTCGAAGGGTGACCTGAAAAAAGGCGAGCAGGCAGAGATCATCCATATCGAGGGCGATACCGACCATCCCACAAATCGCGGTACGCTCTGTCCGAAGGGCGCAGCGCTTTTGCATTTCGTCAAGGCCGAGACGCGTCTGAAGTATCCGATGATGCGCAAGCCCGGGTCGGACAAGTTCGAGCGCATTTCCTGGGATGATGCGCTGAACCGCATCGCGCGACTGATGAAGGACGACCGCGACGCCAATTTCGTCGAACGGAACGCTGCCGGCCTTCCGGTGAACCGATGGACGACGACCGGCTTCCTCGCCGCGTCTGCGACAACGAATGAGACGGCGTGGGAGACCTATAAGGTTGTGCGCAGCGCCGGAATGCTGGTCTTCGACAATCAGGCGCGTGTCTGACACGGCCCTACGGTAGCCAGTTTGGCTCCAACATTCGGCCGTGGCGCAATGACCAACTCCTGGACCGACATCAAGAACACCGATCTTGTTGTCATCATGGGCGGTAACGCCGCCGAAGCACACCCTTGCGGGTTCAAGTGGGTTACGGAGGCGAAAGCCAATCGCGGCGCAAGGCTGATCGTCGTCGATCCGCGGTTTACCCGTTCGGCCTCGGTCGCCGATCTTTATGCGCCGATCCGTCAGGGAACGGATATCGCTTTCCTCCTCGGCGTCATTAACCACTGCATCGGCAACGACAAGGTGCAGTGGGGCTATGTCAAGGCCTTCACAAACGCGGCTTACATCGTCAAGGACGGCTTCGCCTACAAGGACGGGCTCTTCACCGGGTATGACGAGGCAAAGCGCGGCCATGATATGTCCAGCTGGGATTATGTGATCGGTGACGACGGCTATGCCGTGGTTGACGACACGCTGAATAATCCGCGCTGCGTATGGAACCTCCTAAAGGAACATGTTTCCGCCTATACGCCGGAGATGGTGGAGCGCATCTGCGGCACGCCGAAGGACAAGTTCCTGAAGGTAGCCGAAATGGTTGCGGAATGCTCGTCACCGACCAAGGTGATGACCTCGATGTACGCGCTCGGCTGGACGCAGCATTCCAAGGGCTCGCAGAACATCCGCGCCATGGCGATGCTGCAACTGATCCTCGGCAATATCGGGATGCGCGGCGGCGGTATGAATGCGCTGCGCGGCCACTCCAACATCCAGGGCCTCACGGACGTCGGATTGATGTCGAACCTGTTGCCCGGCTATATGACGCTGCCGAACGAGAAGGAAGTGGATTTCGACACCTACATGTCGACGCGCGGCTTCAAGCCGCTCCGTCCGAACCAGATGAGCTACTGGCAGAACTACAGGAAATTCTTCGTGAGCTTCCTGAAGGCGATGTGGGGTTCGGCGGCGACGCCGGAAAACACGTTCGCCTACGACTGGCTGCCGAAGCTCGACGTGCCCGGCTATGACGTCCTGCGTGCTTTCGAACTCATGAACCAGGGCAAGATGACGGGCTATATTTGCCAAGGGTTCAATCCGCTTCTCGCTATTCCAAACCGGGCGAAGGCGACCGCGTCCCTGTCGAAGCTCAAATTTCTCGTCACAATGGATCCGCTGGACACCGAAACTGCACGATTCTGGGAGAATCACGGCGAGTTCAACGATGTCGATTCTTCGCAGATCCACACGGAGGTCATCCAATTGCCTTCGACCTGCTTTGCCGAAGATGAGGGTTCGCTGACGAATTCCAGCCGTTGGCTGCAGTGGCACTGGCCGGGGGGCACGCCTCCTGGCGAAGCCAAGACCGACAACTGGATCATGGCGCAGATCCACGTGCGCCTGAAGGAGCTCTACCGCAAGGAAGGTGGGAAATTCCCCGATCCGATCATCAATCTCGATTGGGCATACGCCGATCCGGACGAACCGGCCGCGGAGGAACTCGCCAAGGAGATCAACGGGCGGGCGCTTGCCACCGTGTACGACACGGCAGATCCTGCCAAGGTTGTGGCCGAGGCAGGCAAGTTGGTGCCGAGCTTTGCCGCACTTCGCGACGACGGCTCGACGTCCTCAGCATGCTGGATCTATTCCGGCTGCTTCAACGAGAACGGAAACAACATGGCCCGGCGCGACACGTCGGACCCGGACGAGACCGGCGCCTATCTGAAATGGGCGTTCTCCTGGCCTGTCAATCGCCGTATTCTCTATAACCGAGCATCGGCGGACCTGTCCGGCAAGGCATGGGATCCGAGCCGCAAGCTGATCGAATGGGATGGTGCAAAGTGGTCGGGTTATGATGTGCCGGACATCGCGCCGACGGCCAAGCCTGCCGATGTCGGGCCGTTCATCATGAACCCGGAAGGCGTCTCGCGCCTTTTCACCAGGACGATGATGCGCGACGGGCCGTTCCCAGCTCACTACGAGCCATTCGAATCGCCCGTTGCCAATCTTGTTGCCCCGGCAGTGCGCGGCAATCCCGCGGCGCGGGTGTTTGAGGACGATTTCAAGCAATTTGCCGAGCCAGCCTCCAAGGAGTTTCCGTATGCGGCGACGTCTTATCGCCTCACCGAGCATTTCCACTACTGGACGAAGCATGTGTGGGTGAATGCCGTGCTGCAGCCGGAATTCTTCGTCGAGATATCGGAGGAGCTCGCGGTGGAAAAAGGCATCGCCAAAGGCGGCTGGGTGCGCGTCTGGTCCAAGCGCGGCTCCGTCAAGGCCAAGGCGGTCGTGACCAAGCGGATCAAGCCCTTGATATGCGACGGCAAGCCCGTCCATGTCGTGGGCATCCCATTGCATTGGGGCTTTACCGGCGCCGCGAAAAAAGGTTTCGGTCCAAATTCGCTGACACCTTTCGTCGGCGACGCAAACATAGAGACGCCTGAATACAAGGCGTTCCTGGTCAACATAGAGCCCATCGCCGGGCCGGTGGCATAGGAGACGGCAGCCATGTTCCGTCCTGTTCCAAATCCCACTGTTGCGCCTGAGAGCCCTAGATTCGGCGAGCGGGATCTCATCCGCCGTTCGGCCTCAAGCGTGACGCCGCCGGTAGAGCGCCAGACCGAGGTGGCGAAGCTGATCGATGTCTCCAAATGCATCGGCTGCAAGGCCTGCCAGTCGGCCTGCATTGTGTGGAACGACACGCACCCGGAGATCGGCGTCAACACTGGCGTCTACGATAATCCGCATGACCTGACACCTGACATGTTCACGCTCATGCGCTTCACCGAATGGGAAAATCCCGAGACTAACAATCTGGAATGGCTGATCCGCAAAGACGGCTGTATGCATTGCGAAGATCCAGGCTGCCTCAAGGCCTGCCCGGCGCCAGGCGCAATCGTGCAATATTCGAACGGCATCGTCGATTTCGTCCACGAAAACTGCATTGGTTGCGGCTACTGCATCAGAGGATGCCCGTTCAATATTCCGCGTATCTCCCAGGTCGATCACACCGCCTACAAATGCACGCTCTGCTCCGACCGCATCGCCGTCGGCCAAGGTCCCGCCTGCGCCAAGGCCTGTCCGACGCAGGCCATTGTCTTCGGCACGAAGGAGGAAATGAAGCAGCACGCAGAAGGGCGGATCACCGATCTCAAGTCCCGCGGCTATGCCAATGCCGGCCTTTATGATCCGCCCGGCGTCGGCGGCACACATGTCATGTACGTGCTGCACCACGCCGACCAGCCGGAAATTTATGCCGATCTGCCGAATAATCCGAGGATAAGCCCGGTCGTCGAGGCCTGGAAGGGGGTCACGAAATATGCCGGGCTCGCTGTCATGGGTGTGGCAGCCGTCGCCGGCCTCGTTCATTATCTGGTCAACGGACCAAACCAGGTTTCCGAGGAGGACGAAGAGGCGGCGGAGAGACTGACGGGAGACGGTTCCTCATGAGCTCGAACACAAACGACGATATGGCAAAAGGCGACAGCGTCCACCCCGGTAAGCCCGTCACGGTCGATCGCTATACCGCAGGAGCAAGGATCAACCACTGGATCACGGCGGCAAGCCTCGTGCTCTTGGCGCTCTCCGGCATGGCGCTGTTCCATCCGAGCCTGTTCTTCCTGACCGCGCTCTTCGGCGGCGGTCCCTTGACGCGCATCATTCATCCATGGATTGGCGTTGTTCTCTTCTTCAGTTTTCTCGGCCTTTTCCTGCGTTTCTGGAAAGCCAACCTTTGGAGGCGGGAAGACAGCAACTGGCTCGCGCACGGCCGCGATGTTCTGGCCGGCCATGAGGAGCGCGCGCCGGAGGTCGGTAAATACAATGCCGGTCAAAAGGTCGTGTTCTGGTCAATGTCGATCTTGATCATCGTCCTGATAACAACGGGCACCACAATCTGGGACCAATACTTTGCCGGCTATACCACGATCGAGCTGAAGCGATGGGCGGTCTTGTCGCATTCAATCGCAGCCGTCGTCATCATCAATGTGTGGATCATTCATGTCTATTCAGCCTTGTGGGTACGCGGTACGATACGGGCAATGACGCGCGGCTCTGTGACAGGTGGGTGGGCGTGGCGGCATCATCGCAAATGGCTGCGTGAACTGGTCACCAGGTCAACAGGGAAAAAATCGGGGGGTACGCCCGCCGAATGACCGGGCGTTACGGTCTGCATCACGTGGCCCGTGCGGTTCGTGAGGGAGTGTCATGAAAGGCAAAAGCGCGGTTGTGCCGGATCCAACGGCAATTGGAGACGTATCATCGCCACCGTTTGCGCGTCTTCCAGATCCCGCTTTACTCTTTTTGGCCAGGTCGAAACGTCTACGTCAGTTGGCTGAAGTCAGCATCCTGGCGCCATACCTGGTTTTCCTCGCGCAGCTCTTTGAGGCCCAACACCATATCCAAGCGGATCTGCCCCTTCCGGAACATCCGGATCCCGAGTCGATCAAGCGTGTGCGGGAGTTTGAAATGCCGCCGCTCGACCGCGACACGATAGAAGTCGACGGAACGATCAGCGCGATATTCGACGGCCTCTTTGCAGCTGTCGATACCATCGAAAAACCGGCTGCTGCCGCCGAGGCGCTTGGCCGCGTCACCAGGACCGATGCCGGACAACGCATGTCCATGGCGCGAGCCGTATTCTCCGGCGCGTTGCCGGCGGATGCGATTGCCGAGCATGTGTTCGTCTGGGCTGCACTTCAGGTGCATTTTGCTCGGCTCGCGTCAGTTCTCGACGCGGCAATGCTGGTGCCTGTGGCCGATGGCCTGTGTCCTGCATGTGGCAGCGGGCCGGTGTCGTCCATGGTCGTCGGCTGGCCGGGCTCGCATGGCGCAAGGTACTGCTCATGTTCGCTTTGCGGAACATTGTGGCACTATGTCCGGGTCAAATGCACACTTTGCGGCTCCACCAAAGGGATCGGCTATCAGGAGATAGAAGGGCAGGGCGGGGCCGTCAAAGCCGAAACCTGTGATGAATGCCAGGGCTGGTCGAAGATAATCTATCAGAACACAGAGCCGGCGGCCGATCCGGTCGCCGACGATGTGGCAAGTCTCAATCTGGACCTTCTGATGCGCGAAGGCCCGTATCGCCGGGGTGGATTTGCGCCGCTTCTGGCCGGCTTTTGAGGTGGGAGAGATGGACGCCAGTGCTAACCTGCGGGAGATTTCATCGGTCGACCAAATCCTGAAAACGGCTCCTGCTGGCGCCGCGATCGAATGTTTCGGGCGAATCGCGGTCACGCAGGCCATTCGAGCTATCCTTTGTGAAACGAGGGAGAAGGTACGCCAGGGAAAGGACGTCCCATCGCGCGAGGAAATTGCGGCGGCGGCGTTTTCGAGGCTCGACGCCAACGACCGCCCGATGCTTCGCTCCGTCTTCAACCTGACCGGGACGGTCCTCCATACCAATCTGGGCAGGGCCATCCTCGCGGAAGCAGCAGTCGATGCCGCGGCAGCGGCTATGCGCGAGGCTGTCGCGCTCGAATTCGATCTTAACAACGGCAAGCGCGGCGAACGGGATGATCATCTGCGCGCGCTGATCTGCGAATTGACGGGCGCCGAAGATGCAACCGTCGTCAACAATAATGCTGCGGCCGTCCTTCTGGTGCTGAACAGCCTGGCGGCCGACAGGGAAGCCATCGTCTCGCGGGGCGAACTGATCGAAATCGGCGGGGCCTTCCGCATGCCGGACATCATGGAGCGCGCGGGTGTCCGTCTTGTCGAGGTCGGCACCACGAACCGCACCCATGCCAGGGACTACAGGGATGCCATCGGCCCCGATACGGGCTTGATACTGAAGGTCCACACGTCGAACTATCGAATAGAGGGTTTTACCAAAGAGGTCGGAGCGCGCGAACTTTCGGGGATCGCCCACGACAAGGGCGTGCCGCTGATCAACGATCTCGGTTCCGGTACCCTGGTCGATCTGGTCCGTTTTGGGCTCGCATACGAACCCACCGTTCGCGAGGCGATCTGCGAGGGTGCCGATGTCGTCACCTTTTCAGGCGACAAGCTTCTCGGCGGGCCACAGGCCGGCTTCATCGTCGGGCGCCGGACACTCATCGAGACGATCAACAAGAACCCGATGAAACGCGCGCTGCGGGTCGATAAGATAAGGTTGGCCGCTCTCGAAGCGACACTGAAACTTTATCGCGATCCGGAGCGCCTGGGCGAGCGCCTCCCCGTCATGCGACTGCTCACACGTTCTCAGCTTGAAATCAAGACGCAGGCGGAACGGCTGGCACCTGTCGTCAAGGGCCTGCTGAAGGCCGCTGTCCACGTATCTGTCGTTGCTTGCGAAAGCCAGATCGGCTCCGGCGCCCTGCCGCTGTCCTGCGTGCCCAGCGCGGGGCTTGCGCTGACGCCGATCGAAGGCAGCGGCAGCGCGCTCGCAGAACTGACGTCTTCGTTCAGACGGCTGCCGATCCCGGTCATTGGTCGAATCGAACGCGGATCGCTGGTGCTGGATCTGCGCTGTCTCGAAGATGAGGAGAGTTTTGCGGCTAATTTGATGAGCCTCCCCGCCGGTCAGGGGAGGGTCTGATGAACCTTTTTAGCCGCTTCCTGCGAAAGCCAGCCGGGAATGCAGTCCGCTTCGAGGCGCAGATGAACGCGGCGCTCGCCGCTGCGCGGCGCGGTGATTACAAAGCGGCCCTCACCATCTGGGAGCCTCTCGCAAGAGCGGGAAACGCACGGGCGCAAAACAATATCGGCGCATGCTTCGTGGAAGGACTGGGCGTCGTCCAGGATGCTGATCTTGCTTGTCACTGGTTGACATTGTCGGCGGAGGCGGGCGACCGGCTTGGCCAGCGCAACCTAGCCTCTTTATTATTCAGGGGAGAGGGCATCCAACCGGACTATGGGCGGGCGGCGGCGCTCTATCGAGCGGCGGCTGAACAGAATGACAGCGAAGCCCAGGATATGCTGAGCTGGATGCTGCTCGAGGGCGATATTATCGAGCCTGATTTTGAAGAGGCTCGCCGATGGGCGCTTGCGGCTGCGAAAAACGGCTCTGCCGCTTCGATGACGCGGCTCGGTATGCTTTATCACAATGCCCTGGGCGTGCCGCGCAATCCCGTCGAGGCGGTCTATTGGTGGCGGCTTGGCGCTACCGCTGGCGACGCTGATGGACAGGCCATGCTCGGCGCGGCCTGTTATCTCGGAAACGGCATTGCCCGCGACTTGATCGAAGCCTTCGCATGGTTGCTGCGGGCGCGCGCTGGCGGCAGCGCGCTCTCAGCAGCGTTCTTCGATGCCGTTCGCGCGTCGCTCAATACGGATGAACTGGCGCTGGCCGAACGCCGCGCAGCTCTGCCGTTGTCGGAAATCGCCGATCCTCCCGCAGATAACCGAGAGGGGGAGTAGTAATGATCGTCGGCACTGCAGGACATATCGATCATGGCAAGACATCCCTCGTCCGGGCGCTGACCGGCATCGACACGGATCGGCTGAAAGAGGAAAAGGCTCGCGGCATCTCGATCGATCTGGGCTTTGCCTATATGCCCGTGAATGGCGCGCAGATACTTGGCTTTGTCGATGTACCGGGCCACGAGAAATTCGTTCACACGATGCTTGCCGGTGCAAGCGGCATCGACTTCGTCCTGCTGGTGGTCGCGGCCGATGACGGCATCATGCCGCAGACGCGCGAACATCTCGCCATTGTCAATCTTCTCGGCATCGAGCATGGCATTGTTGCTTTGACCAAAGCCGATCTTGTGCCGGAAGACCGTCTCGTCGAGGTCGAAGTCGCCGTGCGAAACGAGCAAGCCCCCTTAACGCTCGGCAATACCCCAGTCATCGCCGTCTCGACGGTTTCAGGCCGGGGTATCGGAGCTCTGCGCGATGAGATCGTCAATGCCGCACGCAGGTTCACGCCGCATCAGGCGTCGGGGCGCTTTCGTCTGGCCGTCGATCGTTCCTTCACAATTCAGGGGACGGGCACAGTCGTAACCGGAACAGTCCTGTCAGGCACGGTATCGGTCGAGGATCATGTCGCCGTAAGCCCTTCCGGCCTTGTCGCAAGGGTGCGCTCGATCCATACGCAGAACCGGCCAAGCGAAAACGGCCGCGCGGGCGATCGTTGCGCCC contains these protein-coding regions:
- the fdxH gene encoding formate dehydrogenase subunit beta, which encodes MFRPVPNPTVAPESPRFGERDLIRRSASSVTPPVERQTEVAKLIDVSKCIGCKACQSACIVWNDTHPEIGVNTGVYDNPHDLTPDMFTLMRFTEWENPETNNLEWLIRKDGCMHCEDPGCLKACPAPGAIVQYSNGIVDFVHENCIGCGYCIRGCPFNIPRISQVDHTAYKCTLCSDRIAVGQGPACAKACPTQAIVFGTKEEMKQHAEGRITDLKSRGYANAGLYDPPGVGGTHVMYVLHHADQPEIYADLPNNPRISPVVEAWKGVTKYAGLAVMGVAAVAGLVHYLVNGPNQVSEEDEEAAERLTGDGSS
- the fdnG gene encoding formate dehydrogenase-N subunit alpha, whose amino-acid sequence is MNMELSRRQFLAVAGAGVASTALGAFGFADVEAAHAEAIRAFKLVNTTETRNTCPYCSVACGIIMYSKGDLKKGEQAEIIHIEGDTDHPTNRGTLCPKGAALLHFVKAETRLKYPMMRKPGSDKFERISWDDALNRIARLMKDDRDANFVERNAAGLPVNRWTTTGFLAASATTNETAWETYKVVRSAGMLVFDNQARVUHGPTVASLAPTFGRGAMTNSWTDIKNTDLVVIMGGNAAEAHPCGFKWVTEAKANRGARLIVVDPRFTRSASVADLYAPIRQGTDIAFLLGVINHCIGNDKVQWGYVKAFTNAAYIVKDGFAYKDGLFTGYDEAKRGHDMSSWDYVIGDDGYAVVDDTLNNPRCVWNLLKEHVSAYTPEMVERICGTPKDKFLKVAEMVAECSSPTKVMTSMYALGWTQHSKGSQNIRAMAMLQLILGNIGMRGGGMNALRGHSNIQGLTDVGLMSNLLPGYMTLPNEKEVDFDTYMSTRGFKPLRPNQMSYWQNYRKFFVSFLKAMWGSAATPENTFAYDWLPKLDVPGYDVLRAFELMNQGKMTGYICQGFNPLLAIPNRAKATASLSKLKFLVTMDPLDTETARFWENHGEFNDVDSSQIHTEVIQLPSTCFAEDEGSLTNSSRWLQWHWPGGTPPGEAKTDNWIMAQIHVRLKELYRKEGGKFPDPIINLDWAYADPDEPAAEELAKEINGRALATVYDTADPAKVVAEAGKLVPSFAALRDDGSTSSACWIYSGCFNENGNNMARRDTSDPDETGAYLKWAFSWPVNRRILYNRASADLSGKAWDPSRKLIEWDGAKWSGYDVPDIAPTAKPADVGPFIMNPEGVSRLFTRTMMRDGPFPAHYEPFESPVANLVAPAVRGNPAARVFEDDFKQFAEPASKEFPYAATSYRLTEHFHYWTKHVWVNAVLQPEFFVEISEELAVEKGIAKGGWVRVWSKRGSVKAKAVVTKRIKPLICDGKPVHVVGIPLHWGFTGAAKKGFGPNSLTPFVGDANIETPEYKAFLVNIEPIAGPVA
- the fdhE gene encoding formate dehydrogenase accessory protein FdhE, whose translation is MKGKSAVVPDPTAIGDVSSPPFARLPDPALLFLARSKRLRQLAEVSILAPYLVFLAQLFEAQHHIQADLPLPEHPDPESIKRVREFEMPPLDRDTIEVDGTISAIFDGLFAAVDTIEKPAAAAEALGRVTRTDAGQRMSMARAVFSGALPADAIAEHVFVWAALQVHFARLASVLDAAMLVPVADGLCPACGSGPVSSMVVGWPGSHGARYCSCSLCGTLWHYVRVKCTLCGSTKGIGYQEIEGQGGAVKAETCDECQGWSKIIYQNTEPAADPVADDVASLNLDLLMREGPYRRGGFAPLLAGF
- the selA gene encoding L-seryl-tRNA(Sec) selenium transferase → MDASANLREISSVDQILKTAPAGAAIECFGRIAVTQAIRAILCETREKVRQGKDVPSREEIAAAAFSRLDANDRPMLRSVFNLTGTVLHTNLGRAILAEAAVDAAAAAMREAVALEFDLNNGKRGERDDHLRALICELTGAEDATVVNNNAAAVLLVLNSLAADREAIVSRGELIEIGGAFRMPDIMERAGVRLVEVGTTNRTHARDYRDAIGPDTGLILKVHTSNYRIEGFTKEVGARELSGIAHDKGVPLINDLGSGTLVDLVRFGLAYEPTVREAICEGADVVTFSGDKLLGGPQAGFIVGRRTLIETINKNPMKRALRVDKIRLAALEATLKLYRDPERLGERLPVMRLLTRSQLEIKTQAERLAPVVKGLLKAAVHVSVVACESQIGSGALPLSCVPSAGLALTPIEGSGSALAELTSSFRRLPIPVIGRIERGSLVLDLRCLEDEESFAANLMSLPAGQGRV
- a CDS encoding formate dehydrogenase subunit gamma — protein: MSSNTNDDMAKGDSVHPGKPVTVDRYTAGARINHWITAASLVLLALSGMALFHPSLFFLTALFGGGPLTRIIHPWIGVVLFFSFLGLFLRFWKANLWRREDSNWLAHGRDVLAGHEERAPEVGKYNAGQKVVFWSMSILIIVLITTGTTIWDQYFAGYTTIELKRWAVLSHSIAAVVIINVWIIHVYSALWVRGTIRAMTRGSVTGGWAWRHHRKWLRELVTRSTGKKSGGTPAE
- a CDS encoding tetratricopeptide repeat protein, whose protein sequence is MNAALAAARRGDYKAALTIWEPLARAGNARAQNNIGACFVEGLGVVQDADLACHWLTLSAEAGDRLGQRNLASLLFRGEGIQPDYGRAAALYRAAAEQNDSEAQDMLSWMLLEGDIIEPDFEEARRWALAAAKNGSAASMTRLGMLYHNALGVPRNPVEAVYWWRLGATAGDADGQAMLGAACYLGNGIARDLIEAFAWLLRARAGGSALSAAFFDAVRASLNTDELALAERRAALPLSEIADPPADNREGE